Within Caulobacter segnis, the genomic segment CAGGTGCTGATAGTTCAGGGAGGTGGCCGGGCCCAGGCCCGTGAAGTCCAGCGAGTCCTCGCCGTCGAAGTCGAGGATCTGGTCGGGCGCCGACGGCAGCGAATCCGAGGCGCCGAACACGAACACGTCGGCGCCGGTTCCGCCGGTCAGGGTGTCGGTTCCCGTGCCGCCGTTCAGCGTGTCGTCGCCGGAGCCGCCGACCAGGATGTCGGCGCCCGCGCCGCCCTGCAGGATGTCGGCGCCGTCGCCGCCGTTCAGGGTGTCGTTGCCGCGACCACCGATCAGCGTATCCGCGCCGGCTCCGCCGTTCAGGATGTCGTTGCCCGAACCGCCGTCCAGAATGTCATTGCCGGCGCCGCCGTTCAGGATGTCATGACCGGAGCCGCCCAGCAGAGTGTCGTTGCCGGCGCCGCCGTTCAGCGTGTCGTCACCATCGCCGCCGCTCAGGGAGTCGTCGCCGTTGCCGCCGTCGAGGAGGTCGTTTCCGCCGCCGCCGTCGAGCGTGTCCTTGCCGTCACCGCCGACCAGCCGGTCGTTCGCGTCGCCGCCGAACAGCGTGTCGTCGCCCGCGCCGCCGAAAGCCGCGATCACGTGGGAGGCCGCCGTGGCGGACGGTTCGTAGAAGTCGTCACCGGCTCCGCCGATGACCAGGTGCGAGCCGTCCGAGAAGAGAATCCGGTCGGCCGTCGCCGCGGCGGGAAGGCCGAAATTCACGCCAGCCTGCGGGAAGATCACCGTCCGCGTCCCCAGCGTCAGCTGATACGAGCCATAGCCGTTGGTCTGCGGGAAGAACGCGATCTCGACATCGGCCGCCGAGCCCGTGGTGAACACCAGGGTGTCGTAGCTCAGTATGTTGAAGCGCTTTGCCTCAGCGGCGGTGATCTTGGAAAAAGAATACGTCGCCATGCCCACACCGCCGAGTTCGAAAACTTGAATAAAGAAAGAGGCTCATGCCCCTAGAGCGCAAAGTGTCGTTATTACCCTAGGTCATCCTCGTCGAGCCTTGATGCTTAACAACCCTTTACAAGGCCAACCCCTTCGCCGGACGCCGCCCGAAAATCGCCCCAAATTGGGTTTCCACGCCGGCGCGGCGCCGATGCATAAAGGGATTACCACGCTCTAGGTTCCATCCTCTGTGGCAAAGCGTCGCCGTTCGTCGAACGCGGTTCGCGCCACCTCCCCTGATCGACGGGGGTTGTCATGACAGCGCTGCCTTCTAGGGTGACGTCAAGCCCGACATAGGGCGCGGGAGGACGCATGTTCAAGACCCTGGCCTTCACCCTGACCCTGACGCTCGCCGCGCCCGCCGTCGCGCAGCCCCGTCTGGCGCTGACGGATGTCCCCAAAGCCGCCGGCCCGTCTGTGTCGCTGTTCAATGGCCAGGACCTGAAGGATTGGGACGCCTGGCTGGGGTATGCCGACCCCGCCGTGACCTACAAGCGCCCGCCGATCGCCCCGATCGGCGCGACGGCCCGGAGCGCCGAGATCTTCAAGGTGGTGGCCGAGGACGGTCGCCCCGCCCTCTACGTCAACGGCAGGATCTGGGGCAGCTTGGTCCACAAGGGCGACTTCAAGAACTATCACCTGCGCCTGCAGTACAAGTGGGGCAAGGGCCGGTGGGCGCCGCGCGAGACCCAGGCGCCCAACAACGGCCTGCTCTACCACTCGCACGGCGCGCCCGGCGTGGTCTGGGGCACCTGGAGCCAAGCGGTCGAGTTCGAGATCATGACCGGCTCGATCGGTATGGTCGTGCCGGTCGGCGAAGCCATCTCGGCGACCGCCAACGCCGTCGACGATCCCGGCATCATCAAGCCGAACCTGCGCTACTCGCCCACCGGCCGCGTCGTCACCGCCAAGGGCGGCGCGGCCGACTGGAACATCGAGGCCTATAGCGACGCCGAGAAGCCGGCCGGCCAATGGAACACCCTGGATCTCTACGTCCTCGGCGATCGCGCGGTCCATGTGGTCAACGGCGTTCCGGTGATGGAGGTCCGCGACCTGAGAACCGACGGCCAGCCGCTGACCCACGGCGCCATCCAACTGCAGTCGGAGGGCGCCGAGACCTTCTTCCGCGATATCGTCCTAGAGCCGATTACCGCCCTGCCCAGGGTGGTGGCGAAGTAGTCAGCTGATCCGCCGCTTCTCCAGCTTTCGCGCCAGGGTGCGGCGGTGCATGCCCAGGCGCCGGGCCGTCTCGGAGATGTTGAAGTCGCTCTCGACCAGGGTCTGGTGGATGCGCTCCCATTCCAGGTCCTTGATCGAGGTGGCGCGTTCGACGATCGCCGCGTCGACATCGCCCTCGCCCTTGTGGAAGGCCGCCTCGATGTCGTCGGTGTTGGAGGGCTTGGCCAGGTAGTGGCGGGCACCCAGCTTGATGGCCTCGACCGCCGTGGCGATGCTGGCGAAGCCGGTCAGCACCACGATCAGCATCGCCGGGTCGCGCTCGCTGAGCGCCCGCACGCAAGCCAGGCCCGACTCGCCGGCCAGTTTCAGGTCAACCACGGCATAGGTCGGCGCGAAGGTTTCCAGCGCCGCCATCGCCTCGTCCAGGCCGTGGGCATGGACCACCTGATAGTCGCGCCGCTCGAATGAGCGCTTGAGGGTGGCGGCGAACTTCTCGTCGTCCTCAACGATGATCAGCTTGCGTTCAGCCACGGGGCGCTCCGATCTCCAGCGAGGACAGCGGCAGGTCCAGCACCACGCGCGCGCCGCCCTCGGCCAGGTTCTCGGCGCTGGCCCGGCCGCCCAGCTTGCGCAGCACGTTGACCACCAGGAAGAGGCCGAGACCCCCGCCGGCCCGGCCCTTGGTCGAGTTGTACGGCTTGCCGAAGTTCTCCAGCGTCTCGTCGGTGAAGCCGGGACCGTCGTCCTCGACCTCGATCAACAGCCGATTCTCGCGCACGCCGGCCCACAGCCGCGCGCCGCCCGAACCCGCTTGGCGCGACGCGTCCAGGGCGTTGTCGAGGACGTTGTGGATCACCTGCTTCAGGGTCGATTCCGCGACGATCGGCGTCGGCGCGATCAGATCGGTCTCGTACGTCAGAGCCTCGCCGCCGCGGGTCGCGCGCCAGTCGGCCACGACCTCGTCCAGGAAGGCGCGCAGGGTGCTGGCCCGCACCTCGCCGCCGCGCGCCTCGCCAGCCGATTGCAGGACTCCGGTGACGATCGTCTTGCAGCGCTGGACCTCGCCGCGCATGTCCTCCAGCTCCTGGAGCAGGTCAGGTTGGTCGGCGAAGATCGGCATGCGCCGCCAGTCGCCCAGGATCACGTCCAGCGTCGCCAGCGGCGTGCCCAGCTCGTGCGCGGCGCCCGAGGCCAGCAGGCCCATTCGGACGATGTGTGTCTCCTCGGCCGCCCGCTGGCGCAGTTCGGCCAGGCGGGCGTCGTGGCGGCGCAGATTGGCGTTGATGCGGTCGACGAAGGTCACCAGCAGCACCGCGTCCAGCACGATGCCAACCAGCATGCCCATCAGGAACATGTCGAAGAAGGCCTGGTCGCTCAGCCCGGTGGCGACGATCGGCCGGTTGAAGGCCACCAACAGGATGAAACAGAAGCTGGTCAGGGCCACGATCGCCCAGGTCGCCCAGGCCTCCAGTAGCACCGCCCCCAGGATCACGTGCAGCAGGTATAGGGTCGTGAACGGATTGGTCGCCCCGCCGCTGAGATAGAGCTGGGCGGTGAGGGCCAGAGTGTCCAGCGCCAGGGCCAGACACAGGTCGTAGCGGCCCAGCGGCGTGGCGCGCTTCAGGCGCAACAGGCTGCACAGGTTCAGCACCACCAGCCCGATCAGCACCAGCATCATCGGCGCCAGCGGCAGCTTGAAGCCCAGGCTGAAATGCACCGCCAGGATGGTGAGCACCTGGCCCAACACCGCGATCCAGCGCAGGTGGATCAGCTGCAGCATGTTCTGGCGCGCGATGGCGTCGGCCGGTCCGCTGGCGTTGTCCGCCGCCCGCGCGCCTGACAGCCAGCCCGCCACGCCGGAGAACACGATGCTGGCGGTCGGCGTCATGAACCCTCTTGGCTGTGGTTCCGCCGCGCGTCGCGCGCGACGTACAGGCCAGCGCCGCTCGTCAGCAGGGCCAGGCCGAACCAGGTCAGGGCATAGATTAGATGACTGTTGGGGAAACGCACGACCGTAAGCCCCCCTAGCGGCCAGCCGCCTGGATTGGGCGACGCGTCGGCGTCCACGAAGTACGGCGCGACCGTGGACAGATGATGAGCGGCGGCGATGGCCTGGACGTCGCGGGAGTACCACCGCCCCTGCCCCGGCTGGTTCTGGCGGAGAAAGCCGCCGTGGGGTTCGGTGACGCGCAGCAGGCCGACCACCGTGACCGGCCCGGCGACATCGCCGGCGCTTCGCGTGGCTGCCGCTTTGCGCTCGGTCGGCACGAAGCCGCGATTGACCAGCACGGTGAAGCCGCGATCGGTCTTCAGCGGCGTCAGGACCCAGAAACCAGGACCCTTGTCGGTCACCGCCTGGACCAGGGTTTCGGCGTCATGGTCGAAGACGCCGGTGAGGCGAACGCGGCGATAGGCGTCGTCGCGGGAGATGGCGGGCCAGGCGTCCGGGCCAGGCGTGGGCGTTGGCGCGGCGTGGAGGCGCTGCTCGACCCGAACAATCAAGTCGAGCTTCCACGCCCGGCGCTGGACCTGCCAGGCGCCCAGCAGGACGAAGACCACGGTGAAGGCGGCGCACAGTCCGATCAGGACGATGGAGCGCGCCCGCCTTCCCCGCGCCGTCGTCACGGCATCTGCTTCATGTCGTGCGCGTCGAGCGGCATCATATGGGTGTTCAGGTTGTGCATCACCCACAGCGAGCCGCTCAGCGTGATCACCACCAGGATCAGGGTGAACATCAGGGCCAGCAGGGTCCATCCGCCTTCCGAACGCGAGTTCATGTGCAGGAAGTAGACCATGTGCACCAGGACCTGGATCACCGCCAGCCCCATCACCGCCACGGCGGTCATCTGGGGCGTGGGCAGGACGTGGCCCATGACCAGCCAGAACGGGATGGCGGTCAGGATCACCGCCAGCACGAAGCCGATCACATAGTCCTTCAGCGAGCCGTGCCCGGCGTCGTGGCCGTGGCCCTCGTGGGCGCCGGGGGCGTGGTGCGTGTCGTGCGCGGTCATCACAGCACTCCCAGCAGATAGACGAACGAGAAGACGCCGATCCAGACGACGTCCAGGAAGTGCCAGAACATCGACAGGCACATCAGGCGGCGCTTCATCGCGTCATCAAGGCCGCGCCGGGCGACCTGCGTCATCAGCGTGATCAGCCAGATGATGCCGAAGGTCACGTGCAGGCCGTGGGTGCCGACCAGGGTGAAGAACGACGACAGGAAGGCGCTGCGCTGCGGGCCCGCGCCCTCGTGGATCAGGTGGGCGAACTCGTAGAGCTCCAGCGACAGGAAGCCGGCGCCGAAGAGGCCGGTGATCGCCAGCCAGACGAGGGTCGGCGACTTGCGGCCGGCCTGGGCCGACAGCATGGCGAAGCCGTAGGTGATCGACGAGAACAGCAGGAGGCCCGTGTTCACCGCCACCAGCGGCAGGTCGAACAGGTCCGCCCCCGACGGGCCGGCCGCATAGTTGCGACCCAGCACGGCATAGGTCGCGAACAGCACCGCGAAGATCAGGCAGTCGCTCATCAGGTAGATCCAGAACCCCAGCAGGGTCCCGTTCTCCGGATGGTGCTCCTCGGTCATGTGGAAGCGGTTGGCGTCCGCTTCCGTCAAGGCATGGGCTTTAGAGGCCATGGTCAGGTCAGGCTCCGCAGGGCTTCGGTGCGCGCGTCCTCGACGCGGACGACCTCCTCGGCCGGGATGTAGTAGTCACGCTTGAAGTTGAAGGTGTGGGCGATCGCCGTGGCCACCAGGGCGACGAACGAGACGATCGCCAGCCACCAGATGTGCCAGATGAGCGCAAAGCCCAGCACGGTGCTGATCCCGGCCAGGATCACCCCGGCGCCGGTGTTGGCCGGCATGTGGATCGGGATGAAGCCGGTGGTCGGGCGCTCGTAGCCGCGCGCCTTCATGTCCCACCAGGCGTCCAGCTGGTGGATCACCGGGGTGAAGGCGAAGTTGTAGGCCGGCGGCGGCGACGAGGTCGACCACTCCAGCGTCCGGCCGCCCCAAGGATCGCCGGTCTCGTCGCGCAAGGCCTCGCGGTTGCGGATGCTGACGACGATCTGGACGATGAAGGCCAGGATGCCGCACAGGATGATCACCGCGCCGATCGCCGCGATCACGAACCAGATCTGCAAGGACGGGTCCTCGAAGTGGTTCATGCGGCGGGTCACACCCATCAGGCCCAGCACGTACAGCGGGGTGAAGGCGACCCAGAAGCCGACCAGCCAGCACCAGAACGAGACCTTGCCCCAGAACGGATCCAGCTTGAAGCCGAAGGCCTTGGGGAACCAGTAGGTGATGCCGGCGAACATGCCGAACACCACGCCGCCGATGATCACGTTGTGGAAGTGGGCGATCAGGAACAGGCTGTTGTGCAGCACGAAGTCGGCGGGCGGGACGGCCAGCAGCACGCCGGTCATGCCGCCGATCACGAAGGTGACCATGAAGCCTACGGTCCACAGCATCGGCACCTCGAAGCGGATGCGGCCGCGGTACATCGTGAACAGCCAGTTGAAGATCTTGGCCCCGGTTGGGATCGAGATGATCATCGTCGTGATCCCGAAGAACGAGTTCACGCTGGCGCCCGAGCCCATGGTGAAGAAGTGGTGCAGCCAGACGATGTACGACAGGATCGTGATGACGACGGTGGCGTAGACCATCGAGCTGTAGCCGAACAGGCGCTTGCCGCAGAAGGTCGAGACCACTTCCGAGAACACGCCGAAGGCCGGCAGGATCAGGATGTAGACCTCGGGGTGGCCCCAGATCCAGATCAGGTTCACGTACATCATCGGGTTGCCCCCGAAGTCGTTCGTGAAGAAGTTCGTATAGAGGTATCGGTCGGCGGTCAGTAGGGCCAGGGTGGCGGTCAGGATCGGGAAGGTCGCCACGATCAGGACGTTGGTGCACAGCGAGGTCCAGGTGAAGACCGGCATCTTCATCAGGCTCATGCCCGGGGCGCGCATCTTGATGATAGTCACGACCAGGTTGATGCCCGAGAGCGTGGTCCCCACCCCGGCGATCTGCAGCGCCCAGATGTAGTAATCGACCCCGACATCCGGACTGTAGGCCAGGTTCGACAGCGGCGGATAGGCCAGCCAGCCGGTGCGGGCGAACTCGCCGACGAACAGCGACAGCATCACCGTCACCGCGCCGCCGACCGTCATCCAGAAGCTGAAGTTGTTCAGGAAGGGGAACGCCACGTCGCGCGCGCCGATCTGCAACGGCACGGCCAGGTTCATCAGGCCGGTGACCAGCGGCATCGCCACGAAGAAGATCATGATCACGCCGTGGGCGGTGAAGATCTGGTCGTAGTGGTGGGCGGGCAGATAGCCGGCTTGGTCGCCGAAAGCGATGGCCTGCTGAGCGCGCATCATCAGGGCGTCGGCGAAGCCGCGCAGCAGCATGATGATGGCCAGGATGATGTACATCACCCCGATCTTCTTGTGGTCGACGCTGGTCAGCCACTCACGCCACAGGTAGCCCCATAGCTTGTAGCGGGTCAGCAGGGCCAGGGTGGCGAGGCCGCCCAAGGCGACCATGGCGAAGGTCACGAGCAGGATCGGCTCGTGCAGCGGAATGGCGTCCCAGGTGAGACGGCCGAAGATGAGTTTTGCGAGGTCCGCGGACATGTTGGGTCTCTATCCTGGGATCAGCGCTGGGCGGTCTTTGGGGCGCAAAGCGCGGCGACAAACGCGTGCAGACCGCCTTCCTGACCGCGCCGGACGCGCTTGTCGTATTCGAGGGTGGTGACGTTGTAGACGCCGGCCATGCCGAGGCCGCCTTGAGCGTCGATGCGCATCATGTCGTGCTGGCACATCTTGCCCGGCTCGACGCAGCGGTTGACCGCCTTGTCGAACAGGCCCGCGTCGACCGTGGCGAAGCGCTGGACCGGGGCCTTCTCGCTGGGCTTCTCCAGCACCAGGTAGCGCGGGCCGTCCAGGCGGTCGCTCCCCTTGCGGACCTCGGCGGTCCAGCGGTCGAAGTCCGCCCGGCTCATGCCGTGGAACTTGAAGCGCATGTGCGAGAAGCCCGCGCCGCTGTAGTTGGCCGAGAAGCCGTCGAAGGTTCCGGGCTTGTTGATCACCGCGTGCAGCTGGGTGGTCATGCCGGGCATGGCGTAGATCTGGCCGGCCAGGGCGGGCACGTAGAACGAGTTCATCACCGACGAGCTGGTCAGCTGAAAGTCGATCGGGGTGTCGATCGGTGCGGCCAGCTCATTGACCGTGGCGACGCCCAGTTCGGGATAGATGAACAGCCACTTCCAATCGAGGGCCACGACCTGGACCTTCAGCGGCTTGACGTGCTGGGCGCTGCGGCCTGGCGCTAGGCGATCCAGCGGCCGGTAGGGATCCAGCAGGTGGGTGCTGGTCCAGGTCACCGCGCCCAGGATGGTGATGATCACCAGCGGCGCGGCCCAGATGACGATCTCCAGACGCGTGGAATGGTGCCAGTCGGGGTCGTACCTGGCCGCCTCGTTCGAGCGCCGGTACTTCCAGGCGAAGAACAAGGTCAGGGCGATCACCGGCACGATGATCAACAGCATCAGCACGGTCGCGACGATGATCAGGTCGCGTTGCTGCACGGCGATATCGCCGGACGGATTCATCACCACCCAGTCGCAGCCGCCGAGGGCGAGCAGCAGGGGCAGCAGGGCCAGCTTGCCCAGCAAGCCTGGCGAAGGACGGGGTGTGAGCCTGGAGGTCGGACGCATGTGGCGCCCGATAGGCCGTTCTGCTGCGGTGCGACATTGGACCGTTTGTCCTAGGTCAAGCCGCCGCTTGCCAACGGTCAAGCTCTCGTGAACGGAGCCGAAGCGCCACGAAGGCGTTTGCCAGATCGTGTTCGTTGGCCCCATGCTCCCCTCCAGACCGCCGCGAAGGCGGCGCGAAATGCGGAACTAGGGACGGTAACGAGGAATAGGCGCGTCAGTTCATGGCTCAAGAGTTCACAATCCCCACATCGTCAGGTCTGGAACGCGACGCGCGCAGGATGCACGCCGACGCGCACGGCGTCCGACCGGGCGAGATCGCGCTGGGCGTGGTCATCGGCCGCACCTCGGAATTCTTCGACTTCTTCGTCTACGCCATCGCCTCGGTGCTGGTGTTCCCGCAGCTGTTCTTCCCGTTCGTCGATCGCCTGACGGGCGTGATGTTGTCGTTCGCGGTCTTTGCCCTGGCCTTTGTCGCCCGCCCGTTCGGCTCGGCGATCTTCGGCGCGATCGACCGCCGCTTCGGCCGCGGGGCCAAGCTGACGGTGGCGCTGTTCCTGCTGGGCGGCTCGACCGCCTTCATCAGCTTCCTACCTGGCTACGCGACCGTCGGCCCGCTGGCCATCTGGGCGCTGGCGGCCTGCCGCATCGGTCAGGGCCTGGCCCTGGCCGGGGCCTGGGACGGCCTGGCCTCGCTGCTGGCGCTGAACGCGCCCGAGAAGAAGCGCGGCTGGTACGCGATGATCCCGCAACTGGGCGCGCCGTTCGGCTTCATGCTGGCCAGCGGCCTCTTCGCCTATTTCGTCAGCAGCCTGGGCGGGGCTGACTTCCTGGACTGGGGTTGGCGCTATCCGTTCTTCGCCGCCTTCGCGATCAACGTCGTGGCCCTGTTCGCTCGCCTGCGCATCGTCGCCACCGAGGACTACGGCGCCCTGTTCGAGAAGCGCGAGCTGCGCCCCACTCCCGTCGCCTCGCTGCTGCGGGCCGAGGGCGGCAACGTGCTGATCGGAGCCTTCGCCCCGCTGGCCACCTTCGCCATGTTCCATCTGGTCACTGTCTTCCCGCTGTCGTGGGTGATCCTGCATGACCCCGACCAGGCCCTGACCTTCCTGCGCATCGAACTCTTCGGCGCCTTGGTTGGCGTCGGCGGCATCCTGGCCTCGGGCTGGATCGCCGACCGCATCAACCGCCAGAACCAGCTGGCCCTGTCGGCCCTGCTGATCGGCGGCTTCAGCCTGCTGGCTCCGCGCCTGCTGGACGGCGGCTCCCTGGGCCAGACCCTGTACGTCGTGCTGGGCTTCGCGATCCTGGGCCTGTCGTTCGGCCAGGCGGCCGGCACGGTCAGCTCGCGCTTCTCCAAGCGCTATCGCTACACCGGCGCGGCGGTAACCTCGGACCTCTCGTGGCTGATCGGCGCGGGCTTCGCCCCGCTGGCCGCCCTGGGCCTGGCCACCCTGTGGGGCCTGCCCGCCATCGGCCTCTATCTGGCCTCCGGCGCGATCGCGACGCTGGTCGCCCTGACCATCGACCGCAATCGCCGGCTGGCGCTGAAGTAGCGCTGGCCACGTCTCGGCGCTCCCAGGCGGAGCGCCGGGCGCGTCTTCCCACTCCCGTCCTCGACGCCGCAGACGCCCGGCGCGACGGCCCGCGCCGTTACGCGAGAATATTTGCGAGATTTTCTTATAGGTTGTATTCTCGGCGCGAACGAGGGGAAGCGCCATGGCGTTGACGCGACGGGCTTTTTCCGCGAGCGCGGTCGCGGTCGGCGGCGCTTCCGGTCTCCTCGCCACGCCGCCGCAAGACCCCTTCATCCTGCGCTACATGCAGCTGTGCCGCGTCTCGCAGGGGCCGCTGGACCGCATCGCGCCCGAGCTCGTCGATCCGCGCTTCGTGGGCGTGGGCGAGGGCGGCGTCTGGCGCGTCGAGTGGGGGCCAGCCTGGGACAAGCTGCAGGCCAACCTGGCGCTCGTGGCCGGCTATCGTCTGCCTGGCCAGAGCGCACCCGAGAAGCTGGTCCTGGTCGTGCGCGGCACCGACGTCACGCACGACGCCTGGGGTGACATCAAGGAGGCTTTCGAGGATCTGCTGGTCCTCAAGCAGAAGCCCCTGCCCTGGGATCCCGGCTCGCCGGCGCGCGTGGCCGGCGGCGCGCTGCTCGGCTTGCGCGTTCTCGACGACCTGAGCAGCGGCGGCGTGGGCCTGCGGGCCTTCCTGCGCCAACGTCTGGCCGATCCGGCCGCCCGCCCCAAGGAGCTGGTGATCACCGGCCACAGCCTGGGCGGATGCCTGGCCACGGTGGTGGCCGTATGGCTGGCCGACGACTTCGCGCGCACCGGCGTCGACACGCCCATCCGACTGGTCACCTTCGCCGCGCCGACCGCGGGCAACGCCGCCTTCGCGAACCGGGTGGCCCAGCGCTTCCCCGACAGCCAGCAGTACTACAACACCCTGGACGTCGTGCCGAACGGCTGGTCGAACCTCGTGGCGGTCAAGACCCTCTACCGGCCCCACGGCCAGCAGACGCCCACCGGGGCCAGCCTGATCATCGACCTGTTCGCCGGTGCCCTGGGCGCGGCGGGCATGGCCTATGCGCAGCCCCCGGCCAACCGGCTGGCCTTGGCGGGTACGCACCAGGCCGGTCTCGGCTGGTACCAGCAGGTGGGCGCCCAGCATCACGCCCAGGCCTATCTGCGC encodes:
- a CDS encoding lipase family protein, encoding MALTRRAFSASAVAVGGASGLLATPPQDPFILRYMQLCRVSQGPLDRIAPELVDPRFVGVGEGGVWRVEWGPAWDKLQANLALVAGYRLPGQSAPEKLVLVVRGTDVTHDAWGDIKEAFEDLLVLKQKPLPWDPGSPARVAGGALLGLRVLDDLSSGGVGLRAFLRQRLADPAARPKELVITGHSLGGCLATVVAVWLADDFARTGVDTPIRLVTFAAPTAGNAAFANRVAQRFPDSQQYYNTLDVVPNGWSNLVAVKTLYRPHGQQTPTGASLIIDLFAGALGAAGMAYAQPPANRLALAGTHQAGLGWYQQVGAQHHAQAYLRLLGDTSAVIPPLRIRGRHEDATA
- a CDS encoding 3-keto-disaccharide hydrolase; protein product: MFKTLAFTLTLTLAAPAVAQPRLALTDVPKAAGPSVSLFNGQDLKDWDAWLGYADPAVTYKRPPIAPIGATARSAEIFKVVAEDGRPALYVNGRIWGSLVHKGDFKNYHLRLQYKWGKGRWAPRETQAPNNGLLYHSHGAPGVVWGTWSQAVEFEIMTGSIGMVVPVGEAISATANAVDDPGIIKPNLRYSPTGRVVTAKGGAADWNIEAYSDAEKPAGQWNTLDLYVLGDRAVHVVNGVPVMEVRDLRTDGQPLTHGAIQLQSEGAETFFRDIVLEPITALPRVVAK
- the cyoD gene encoding cytochrome o ubiquinol oxidase subunit IV encodes the protein MTAHDTHHAPGAHEGHGHDAGHGSLKDYVIGFVLAVILTAIPFWLVMGHVLPTPQMTAVAVMGLAVIQVLVHMVYFLHMNSRSEGGWTLLALMFTLILVVITLSGSLWVMHNLNTHMMPLDAHDMKQMP
- a CDS encoding calcium-binding protein, yielding MATYSFSKITAAEAKRFNILSYDTLVFTTGSAADVEIAFFPQTNGYGSYQLTLGTRTVIFPQAGVNFGLPAAATADRILFSDGSHLVIGGAGDDFYEPSATAASHVIAAFGGAGDDTLFGGDANDRLVGGDGKDTLDGGGGNDLLDGGNGDDSLSGGDGDDTLNGGAGNDTLLGGSGHDILNGGAGNDILDGGSGNDILNGGAGADTLIGGRGNDTLNGGDGADILQGGAGADILVGGSGDDTLNGGTGTDTLTGGTGADVFVFGASDSLPSAPDQILDFDGEDSLDFTGLGPATSLNYQHLTNAATYDGALAAANAAFTAKAALIYVGVQVGDDFYVFVDSLATHEVGLAVVLRDVSAFDPLTGII
- a CDS encoding MFS transporter; this translates as MAQEFTIPTSSGLERDARRMHADAHGVRPGEIALGVVIGRTSEFFDFFVYAIASVLVFPQLFFPFVDRLTGVMLSFAVFALAFVARPFGSAIFGAIDRRFGRGAKLTVALFLLGGSTAFISFLPGYATVGPLAIWALAACRIGQGLALAGAWDGLASLLALNAPEKKRGWYAMIPQLGAPFGFMLASGLFAYFVSSLGGADFLDWGWRYPFFAAFAINVVALFARLRIVATEDYGALFEKRELRPTPVASLLRAEGGNVLIGAFAPLATFAMFHLVTVFPLSWVILHDPDQALTFLRIELFGALVGVGGILASGWIADRINRQNQLALSALLIGGFSLLAPRLLDGGSLGQTLYVVLGFAILGLSFGQAAGTVSSRFSKRYRYTGAAVTSDLSWLIGAGFAPLAALGLATLWGLPAIGLYLASGAIATLVALTIDRNRRLALK
- a CDS encoding response regulator transcription factor, yielding MAERKLIIVEDDEKFAATLKRSFERRDYQVVHAHGLDEAMAALETFAPTYAVVDLKLAGESGLACVRALSERDPAMLIVVLTGFASIATAVEAIKLGARHYLAKPSNTDDIEAAFHKGEGDVDAAIVERATSIKDLEWERIHQTLVESDFNISETARRLGMHRRTLARKLEKRRIS
- a CDS encoding SURF1 family protein; protein product: MTTARGRRARSIVLIGLCAAFTVVFVLLGAWQVQRRAWKLDLIVRVEQRLHAAPTPTPGPDAWPAISRDDAYRRVRLTGVFDHDAETLVQAVTDKGPGFWVLTPLKTDRGFTVLVNRGFVPTERKAAATRSAGDVAGPVTVVGLLRVTEPHGGFLRQNQPGQGRWYSRDVQAIAAAHHLSTVAPYFVDADASPNPGGWPLGGLTVVRFPNSHLIYALTWFGLALLTSGAGLYVARDARRNHSQEGS
- the cyoB gene encoding cytochrome o ubiquinol oxidase subunit I codes for the protein MSADLAKLIFGRLTWDAIPLHEPILLVTFAMVALGGLATLALLTRYKLWGYLWREWLTSVDHKKIGVMYIILAIIMLLRGFADALMMRAQQAIAFGDQAGYLPAHHYDQIFTAHGVIMIFFVAMPLVTGLMNLAVPLQIGARDVAFPFLNNFSFWMTVGGAVTVMLSLFVGEFARTGWLAYPPLSNLAYSPDVGVDYYIWALQIAGVGTTLSGINLVVTIIKMRAPGMSLMKMPVFTWTSLCTNVLIVATFPILTATLALLTADRYLYTNFFTNDFGGNPMMYVNLIWIWGHPEVYILILPAFGVFSEVVSTFCGKRLFGYSSMVYATVVITILSYIVWLHHFFTMGSGASVNSFFGITTMIISIPTGAKIFNWLFTMYRGRIRFEVPMLWTVGFMVTFVIGGMTGVLLAVPPADFVLHNSLFLIAHFHNVIIGGVVFGMFAGITYWFPKAFGFKLDPFWGKVSFWCWLVGFWVAFTPLYVLGLMGVTRRMNHFEDPSLQIWFVIAAIGAVIILCGILAFIVQIVVSIRNREALRDETGDPWGGRTLEWSTSSPPPAYNFAFTPVIHQLDAWWDMKARGYERPTTGFIPIHMPANTGAGVILAGISTVLGFALIWHIWWLAIVSFVALVATAIAHTFNFKRDYYIPAEEVVRVEDARTEALRSLT
- the cyoA gene encoding ubiquinol oxidase subunit II gives rise to the protein MRPTSRLTPRPSPGLLGKLALLPLLLALGGCDWVVMNPSGDIAVQQRDLIIVATVLMLLIIVPVIALTLFFAWKYRRSNEAARYDPDWHHSTRLEIVIWAAPLVIITILGAVTWTSTHLLDPYRPLDRLAPGRSAQHVKPLKVQVVALDWKWLFIYPELGVATVNELAAPIDTPIDFQLTSSSVMNSFYVPALAGQIYAMPGMTTQLHAVINKPGTFDGFSANYSGAGFSHMRFKFHGMSRADFDRWTAEVRKGSDRLDGPRYLVLEKPSEKAPVQRFATVDAGLFDKAVNRCVEPGKMCQHDMMRIDAQGGLGMAGVYNVTTLEYDKRVRRGQEGGLHAFVAALCAPKTAQR
- the cyoC gene encoding cytochrome o ubiquinol oxidase subunit III, yielding MASKAHALTEADANRFHMTEEHHPENGTLLGFWIYLMSDCLIFAVLFATYAVLGRNYAAGPSGADLFDLPLVAVNTGLLLFSSITYGFAMLSAQAGRKSPTLVWLAITGLFGAGFLSLELYEFAHLIHEGAGPQRSAFLSSFFTLVGTHGLHVTFGIIWLITLMTQVARRGLDDAMKRRLMCLSMFWHFLDVVWIGVFSFVYLLGVL
- a CDS encoding ATP-binding protein, producing MTPTASIVFSGVAGWLSGARAADNASGPADAIARQNMLQLIHLRWIAVLGQVLTILAVHFSLGFKLPLAPMMLVLIGLVVLNLCSLLRLKRATPLGRYDLCLALALDTLALTAQLYLSGGATNPFTTLYLLHVILGAVLLEAWATWAIVALTSFCFILLVAFNRPIVATGLSDQAFFDMFLMGMLVGIVLDAVLLVTFVDRINANLRRHDARLAELRQRAAEETHIVRMGLLASGAAHELGTPLATLDVILGDWRRMPIFADQPDLLQELEDMRGEVQRCKTIVTGVLQSAGEARGGEVRASTLRAFLDEVVADWRATRGGEALTYETDLIAPTPIVAESTLKQVIHNVLDNALDASRQAGSGGARLWAGVRENRLLIEVEDDGPGFTDETLENFGKPYNSTKGRAGGGLGLFLVVNVLRKLGGRASAENLAEGGARVVLDLPLSSLEIGAPRG